GAGAATCAATGTCCTCAGAAAATATTAACACATCATCAATATTAactcaaaaaatattaacaCATCTTCTTTTCAGTATAATTCCACTATTCACATTTTGATATGAATTCTCCACCTTAGGAGTGTTGCAACTCTTTTTCTGAGTTGAACTCACTGACTACAGGATTTAACTCAAGTCAATAACACACTTGATGGATGGTGGTGAACTATCGTAATATCGAAAGTGAATGATTGTTATATTAGTTCACTATCTGAGCTAAGTCCTCTGGTAGAAAAGTGGTTGTAATCTATACAACTTCTAGCATGTCGCCTCAATTAAATACAAACCTTATTTTCTCTAGCCTTCCATCCAAAATGCTTATCAGATTCTTAAAACTCCCAAGTTCCAAATCTATAACCCAAAAAAGTAATATGCTTACCTAACCTCTCACTCGCAGTGACAATAATATACTAAGCAACAAACATCTTTGTTGCGCTTATTATCCAACTATAACATGCATTACTTCTATATAGTCCAACAACAGAAATCTTTTTAAAGCACTATAGTTTTGACCCCTTCTGAAGACATAACAATCATcatgtagtgaagcaatattTCCTATTACTACTAGCATACAAGTATAAGTTTGACTTTAAAAGTAGTTCCATTTTCCTACACCAACTACATTCCAGGTGACTCATTAGATGATCTGAAAACATCTTCTCCTAGAACTTTGGTTTTCAAGCATTTCTGTTTTGCCCCTCTTCTAGGCTTTTGAGAACTTTATTACCACTTCCCAAATAGGCTGAGTAATGCAATACATTCTACACATCTCCAATTCACCTTCTTCAACATCATTTACTACTCATTTTGTTCGAGATCATTCTAGCTTTATATCATAATGGAAAAAATGAACCTAGGACCTAACTCAATCCAAAAAAATAGCTCATTGAGGTGATCATTATACAAATCATTTAACAATTCATACCCTCAACCAATGTAGGATTCTAACAAAGTGTTTGTGTTGTACACTTTGAAGAAAGAATCAATCTAAAGGTGaattcaaaatatagttttttcgAAAAAAGTATAAACTTTATAGAATAAGTAGGCTCTCAGttacccttctttccttttctttcgtTTAATATGTGAGAAAATAAACTAATGAACTAAAGTATAGGCtatgcaatttctttttcttcagaATTACCAGAAGCCCCAAATCACAAAAAGGAACAAAAActagaaatagaaagaaaaggaaCCGAAGAACAGTAAAGGGGTTGTTCAGGTAAAAAAATTTCggataaaatgaataaataaaaaagcgACGAAGAAAACCCAGTTAAATAATGAGATTTGAATTCAAGAACCAGATAAGCACCAAATTCTAGCACAAATTTTCTGTTGTTTCGTCAATTATATCAATCCAACATACATAAACTTAAGCATTACCAAGTTTcacaaaaggaaaaatagatcaACAATCAAAATTACATACCTGCAATATAAATAGCTCCAGTGAGAGTGGTGAAGTAGGAACAAGTACGATGCTTGTTTTAGGGAAGGAGACCAAATATTCAAATTTAGCATTCAGATCCCTTTGAATTTGAAAACTACTACTATGCCCCAAACTTCACATAAATGGAGAAGTGCTTCTCCTCCTTTCTTTATTCCATTTTATATGATGGTGCATTAGttctttaaatataaaatatataaaaaaatgattttcctaCTTATAACATAGATGatagtagaaaaaaataaattagcaaTCTTAAAATTCTCAAGTTAGACCGGCTAGGTTAAATGAGACATAAGTGTTGGTCAGTCAAAGCTCTCACAAATCAAAAGGTGAAGGTTGCAGAAATGAGGATATTGCGATGGATGTGTAGGCTTACTCTGAGAGATAAGATTAAAAATGAAGATACCTAGGTCAAATTATGAGTGGCCTCGTGGAGGACAATATGAGCAAAGCGAGACTAAAATTGTCCTAGTACACGAAGAGAAGATGCATGGATGCCCTATTGTAGAAATGTGAGATGTTGTCTATGGGTGATTTCAGGAGAGGTAGAGGTAAACTCAATAAGTATTAGAAAGagatgattagacaagacatgatAAGGATTCAATCTACCGaaaacatgaccttagatatgcGGCTATGACTAATAGATAATTGAGTGTTGTCTCACTTACTCACCCATACTAATAATCGATATAATATTAGTACAATTTCTTGTTGTACAATTTCTATTATAGTGCTTTATTAGTAATTGTATCATATACACTTGTGAGATGTCCTAAAATGAATAGAGCACCATATTGGTTGGGATGGGTGGATTAAACTGttgcaatttttaaaaattgatatattatttttaaaaaatgatatggttacttatattttttaatatatttcttcGTTTGATAGATAACTTGGGTCAATGTGCACAAATACCCAACTTAGGTCATCATTTAAGTTTTATATGTAGTACCTAAATAATTAcaagtttatttattttgaaataacttcATACATGTTATGTCTTAAGTTTTATACGATTGAAGTTCAATCATTTTATCGCAATTTTAGAGAAAAATGTTTAATCATCAGTTATATGCAAAGGCATAACTAGGAAGGTTATCAAATTCACGTGAATTCGTGCGTCTTTTTCACATagtcattttttttgtaatagtgCATACATCATTTTGAAAATTCCGAATTCACCTCTAGCCATATATAACTTATATCTTAAATTATTCCATAATTTACAGGCATGTAATTTTTTGATTATAATTCAATACAGATTAAATAATAGTATCCATATAAAATACCGACCGAATATTTATGATAACTTGtttaaacaaaacaaaactcAAATATGTTTAATACTCATATAAGTTCCTGCAAAATAGAAAGTAAAACTTTTAATATCAAAATTGAAACCTACCCAAAATACCCCAAAAAATTGAAACAAGTTTCGAATTAAATCCAAATAATCTCTGCCGTTTATATGGCTATTGGCCCATTAAGAGGTTACACAACAGGCCCACTTTCTCAACCCAGCCCATCAAAAATAAATCGAACCCTACACCCTTCCTTATATATTCTTCTCACTTCTCATTATCCCACCTTTCATCGTCTTCCCCAAAACCCTAGCCGCAGTCACTTCCATAGGTGTTTTGCAGCCAATCCATTTTCCAAGCCATGGTAATGTTTCTCTCTCGTAACGTGTAACCAATACGCTTCTACTTTCACTATTCCTGATATTTAACAGTTCGTTgatgtttttcttcttcttcttcttcttgtggATAGGCGGAAGTTGAAGCTGATGTTGCGACCGGCCAGCCAAGGAAGAGAACGTTTAAGAAGTTCAGTTACAGAGGAGTTGATCTGGATTCTCTTCTTGACATGTCTACTGATGAGCTCGTCAAGCTTTTCCCTGCTCGTCCTCGCAGAAGGTATATGACTATTTTTTGCAAATGTATGTTGTTAAATTGTTATTGATTTGCTTTGCATGAACTTGTATTAATGTGGAAGTGTAAGATCCCGAGCTTATTGAACATAAATCTGTGCATGAGCCTAAGCAAACAGTCTCATAGATGCTGTTTAGTGGAAGAATTGTAACTAGGGAGTGTGATAATTAGGGAAAAATACAGATCTTGCAATTAATATTCTTTATCTTCCCCAAAAAGTGAATGGTGGGTCAGCCGTTTCAATAAATTTGATGTGAATGTGATCACTGATTTTGTTAATTTTCGAAGCAAGATTATTTCTACTTTTTTCTTAAGAAGTACAATCATTATTTCtagattaaaaatatatatttaaatccACCTGCAAAGTGTTGTCTTAGGACGAACATTTTTACCTCACAATAGTTTTAAAGTGAAAAAAGTGATATTATACCAAAAATAACTGAACTAGACGGCACTTGTGGATGTAGTGTTTGGACttaatttttcctatttataGGCTCATATTTTAATATGTAGTTAGTTTTCTTGTCTGTCACGAGGACTCATCTTGAATTTTAATTGTGTTAGGTTCCAGAGGGGTTTGAAGAGGAAGCCTATGGCTTTGATCAAGAAGCTCCGCAAGGCGGTAAGAAAAACAATTTTACCATTTAGCTTCTCCTTGAACAAATGAATTAtttattcttctttcctttctgtTTATTCACTGATCTGAATTTGGTGCTAAATATCAACTCTTTATATGGTAACGAATTACTTGAAATAGTTATATTAGGGATGTGTGGACCTCGATGCTGCCCTCTTAATTCAagaatgaaaatttattttgattgataAGTACGACTTTGTTTTTCATGACCTTAGTAACATCCAGGTCCACCCTGTATTTTGTGTATTAATTTGGAGAAAACTGTATTAGTGTAGCAGCAGAATTCTTAATGCCATAGTGAATTTAGCTCACGAGTTGAAAGACAGCTGAGATGTGAAGCTGTACTGAGTACCTGTTAATGCTTTTCTCAAAGTTGATTGTTGTAACCCCTTTTTTTTTAACAAGGAGAATCTAGGTTAGCTAGCTGTATCTTAGGCAAAACATgaattttttgtttgatataaCAAGATGGAGCAGTATTAGCAATGAATCTTTTAAATGTGTTTGTGAGTTTTTAATCTTAACATATTGATAGTAACAAAGAGATGTTGAAAATTGGGTGCCTAAGGCTGAGATCTTCCCTCGTAACTAAGAGGTGGCGTGTTATTCCACACAGTGGTTTTTTTGTGGTGCACTATGTGCGTAGGCGCACAATAATGTTTTGGGGTCTCCATGGCCACTTTGGTGCCTCAACTTGCTTCCAAAGTGGCGGGATTGCCCTATATTTTCATTCTTCCACAGTTGCTTTGTCTTTCATCTGCCACTAGAGTTGCAACTTATTTTGTCCCATTCTTTTGCTGAATTTCAAATGAGGTGGTACTGTGTATTTTCTTGTACATATTAATCAACGTGTACTAGGTATTGTGACTGGGAAATTTTACTTGTCAATAGTTGTTTGGGGAAGCAGGAAAGGGCTTCTGATGTTCAAGTTCTATTCATCAGAATGTCACTTTCCTCATGCAACCGCCTCTCCCTACAGATATAAACAGGATTTAATGCttgcacccagtgtttcatggtTTGCAAGTTTGGCTTCGCTGTAACATTGGAATATTTCCTATAAGCTTTACACTACTAATTGTTAAATATGTCCCTGTCTTGCCATTGATGCATTTATTTCATATTCATGCAGAAACGTGAGGCCCCACCAGGTGAGAAGCCAG
This Solanum dulcamara chromosome 8, daSolDulc1.2, whole genome shotgun sequence DNA region includes the following protein-coding sequences:
- the LOC129898727 gene encoding 40S ribosomal protein S15-like, translating into MAEVEADVATGQPRKRTFKKFSYRGVDLDSLLDMSTDELVKLFPARPRRRFQRGLKRKPMALIKKLRKAKREAPPGEKPEVVRTHLRNMIIVPEMIGSVIGIYNGKTFNQIEVKPEMISHYLAEFSISYKPVKHGRPGIGATHSSRFIPLK